The following nucleotide sequence is from Treponema primitia ZAS-1.
CCAAATTATGCTTAACTAAGTTCTAAGCGGCTTGTTGTATAAAAAACCATTCTATAGTAGAATGGTTTTAGTGTTTGTGAATACGGAGAAAAAATTGAAAAAAAATAAGTGTTTTTTATTATTCTGGGTTTTAATATTGTTTGTTACTGTAGTTGGAATTGCACAAAATAGTAATAACAGAATCGAAATATATATAGAACCGGGTAAACATTGGATGGAAAGAATGTGGATCTTATTTATCCCAATAAATAACCCTCCGCAAGCAGCCGCATGGATAGAAGATACTAATGGAAATTATATTTCTACAATAACTGTAACAAATAGAAGTGCGAAAAATACTTGGAGAAGCGCTCCAAAAGCAGGAAGACCTGAGGCGCTTCCGGTATGGAATTATAAACAAAATAATTCTACAAAAAATAATGAAATTGATGCGGTAAGTGCTGCAACATCCGAAGAAGAAATGACGGCGCAAATTGAAAATGAATTATTAATCAATGGTAATGACTATAATGTTTATTTAGAAGTAAACCATAGTTACGATTATAATGATTATTGGCCTAAACGAAATAAAAACGGAAGACAGGGTACCGGTGTTAATGGCCAACCGTCAGTTATTTATAATGCAAAATTTACGGCAGGAACATCTAATGAAATAGATTTATTTCCCATTGGATATGGTTCTGTAGATGGGACAAATGGAAGTATAACGGCAGGAATTGAAAATTTAACAACGGCATTAGAAATAATTAAAAAAGTATATATTACTGTAAATTAAAAAAACAAAGCCCCCGGTGAAGCCATGCGCTGACTGGGTTTGCGAAAGCACACAAATGGTACAGGGGGCCTGTCAGGAAGGAAAAGTATGGGGCCTCCCAGAGGGTCCCTCCATACTTTTCCTTCCTGACACCCCACTCCGTACTACGTGTAAGTGTGCTTTCGTGCCTCCTAGGCGCATGGCTTCACCGGGCCGGTTCGCAGAACCGGTGTGGCAGGGTGGGTAGATAGATCTGCTTAGTCTTGCCACCTAATGCTATTAGGGACGCCGCTAAGCTACAACCACACTTCATCAAGCGAAACAAAGGCCCCCTATGGACCCCCCAAACGGCTCGGGAACGCACTCACACTACGTTATCGGGGGTGGCGGTGGGAAAGATATGGGGAGGACCCCGAAGGGGAGGGTCCCCATATCTTTCCCAGCTGGCAGGCCCCCATACATAGTTTTAGTGCGTTCCCGGTAACCTAATCGGGGTCCACAGGGGGTTCCTCACGGAAGTAGAGCATCTCCACATAACAGGCACGGCAGGTTTTTAGGTCCTTTTCTCTGATGGCCCGGTATAGGCGCCAATGGACATCATCCCCCTCTTTTTGAACTATGGCTTTTTTGAAAAATTTTTCGTTCAGGATCGTGGTATGCTGGCGGAACATCTTTCGAGTTACCTCGTAGACCAGGACAAAAACGTTGTTTCCGGTGGCACGGGAAATTTCCAGATGGAATTCGTAGTCCAACTTACCGTGGAGTTCCATATCATTTGCCAGGGCAGCCTGATCCATGCGGCG
It contains:
- a CDS encoding DUF2271 domain-containing protein, which codes for MKKNKCFLLFWVLILFVTVVGIAQNSNNRIEIYIEPGKHWMERMWILFIPINNPPQAAAWIEDTNGNYISTITVTNRSAKNTWRSAPKAGRPEALPVWNYKQNNSTKNNEIDAVSAATSEEEMTAQIENELLINGNDYNVYLEVNHSYDYNDYWPKRNKNGRQGTGVNGQPSVIYNAKFTAGTSNEIDLFPIGYGSVDGTNGSITAGIENLTTALEIIKKVYITVN